One genomic segment of Entelurus aequoreus isolate RoL-2023_Sb linkage group LG25, RoL_Eaeq_v1.1, whole genome shotgun sequence includes these proteins:
- the luc7l3 gene encoding luc7-like protein 3 isoform X1, whose product MLSAAQLLDELMGRDRNLAPDEKRSNVKWDDESVCRYYLCGFCPAELFTNTRSDLGPCEKIHDENLRKIYEKSSRFMKEGYERDFLRYLQSLLAEVERRIRRGHARLALSQAQQNSGQPPPPAGKNDEKAQVLTEKIEDLVDQIEELGSEGRVEEAQGMMKLVEQLKEEREQLNANPSTIESFAAQEKQMEVCEVCGAFLIVGDAQSRVDDHLMGKQHMGYAKIKSTVEELKEKLRRRSEDPQGETPVVKKEDREREEREKKRKEEEEKEKEREKEREKEREREKERERDKEREKDRDKERDRDRDRDRDRDRRARRSNSNSRHSSRASDRKRSRSRDRRRSRSRDNRRRSRSRDRERDRERRRSRDRSDRKRRSRSRERRRSHSSERKAHRHRSRSRDRDRERDKERDKERSSKDKDRKTSEEKSSSSKKDKNSESEGDAVKASTEAEPMETEAAASASPLINGQQELLHSEGDTQSN is encoded by the exons GTGTGTCGATACTATCTTTGTGGCTTTTGTCCAGCAGAGTTGTTTACAAACACACGCTCTGATTTGG GCCCCtgtgagaaaatccatgatgaaaATCTAAGGAAAAT TTATGAGAAAAGCTCACGGTTCATGAAGGAGGGCTATGAGCGAGACTTTCTGCGCTATTTGCAGTCACTTTTGGCGGAAGTGGAACGGCGCATTCGCAGAGGGCACGCTCGCCTTGCTCTTTCTCAAGCTCAGCAGAATTCAGGG CAGCCTCCTCCTCCGGCAGGAAAGAACGATGAGAAGGCTCAGGTTCTCACAGAGAAGATTGAAGATTTGGTTGATCAG ATTGAGGAGCTGGGATCTGAGGGCCGTGTGGAGGAGGCTCAGGGAATGATGAAGCTGGTCGAGCAGCTCAAGGAAGAGAGGGAGCAGCTCAACGCCAACCCTTCG ACTATTGAGAGCTTTGCGGCCCAGGAGAAACAGATGGAGGTGTGTGAGGTGTGCGGGGCCTTCCTGATTGTGGGTGACGCGCAGTCTCGGGTGGATGACCACTTGATGGGAAAGCAGCATATGGGCTATGCTAAGATCAAATCCACTGTGGAGGAGCTCAAG GAAAAGCTACGACGCCGCTCAGAGGACCCCCAAGGTGAAACCCCTGTTGTTAAGAAAGAAGACCGTGAGCGAGAAGAGCGGGAGAAGAAGCGCAAAGAGGAGGAGGAAAAGGAGAAGGAGCGGGAGAAAGAACGCGAGAAAGAGCGGGAACGTGAGAAGGAGCGTGAGCGAGACAAGGAGAGGGAAAAAGACAGAGACAAGGAGAGGGACAGAGACCGAGATAGAGACAGGGACCGAGACCGGCGGGCACGACGAAGCAATTCCAACAGCCGCCACTCCAGCCGAGCATCAGACAGGAAAAGGAGTCGGTCACGTGATCGCAGAAGATCCAGGAGCAGGGATAACCGTAGACGCAGCAG GAGCAGGGATAGAGAGAGGGATAGGGAAAGGAGACGCAGTCGTGATCGCTCCGACCGGAAGCGGCGTTCCCGAAGCCGCGAAAGGAGGAGGTCGCATAGCTCAGAGCGCAAAGCTCACCGCCACCGTAGCCGCAGCAGGGACAGGGATAGGGAGAGAGACAAGGAGAGAGACAAAGAGCGGTCGTCCAAGGACAAAG ACCGTAAAACATCAGAAGAGAAAAGCAGCAGTTCCAAGAAAGACAAGAACTCTGAGAGCGAAGGAGACGCTGTAAAGGCTTCAACAGAAGCGGAGCCCATGGAGACAGAGGCTGCTGCCTCGGCCTCTCCTCTCATTAACGGCCAGCAAGAGCTCCTCCATTCTGAAGGTGACACTCAGTCCAATTAA
- the luc7l3 gene encoding luc7-like protein 3 isoform X2 produces MLSAAQLLDELMGRDRNLAPDEKRSNVKWDDESVCRYYLCGFCPAELFTNTRSDLGPCEKIHDENLRKIYEKSSRFMKEGYERDFLRYLQSLLAEVERRIRRGHARLALSQAQQNSGPPPPAGKNDEKAQVLTEKIEDLVDQIEELGSEGRVEEAQGMMKLVEQLKEEREQLNANPSTIESFAAQEKQMEVCEVCGAFLIVGDAQSRVDDHLMGKQHMGYAKIKSTVEELKEKLRRRSEDPQGETPVVKKEDREREEREKKRKEEEEKEKEREKEREKEREREKERERDKEREKDRDKERDRDRDRDRDRDRRARRSNSNSRHSSRASDRKRSRSRDRRRSRSRDNRRRSRSRDRERDRERRRSRDRSDRKRRSRSRERRRSHSSERKAHRHRSRSRDRDRERDKERDKERSSKDKDRKTSEEKSSSSKKDKNSESEGDAVKASTEAEPMETEAAASASPLINGQQELLHSEGDTQSN; encoded by the exons GTGTGTCGATACTATCTTTGTGGCTTTTGTCCAGCAGAGTTGTTTACAAACACACGCTCTGATTTGG GCCCCtgtgagaaaatccatgatgaaaATCTAAGGAAAAT TTATGAGAAAAGCTCACGGTTCATGAAGGAGGGCTATGAGCGAGACTTTCTGCGCTATTTGCAGTCACTTTTGGCGGAAGTGGAACGGCGCATTCGCAGAGGGCACGCTCGCCTTGCTCTTTCTCAAGCTCAGCAGAATTCAGGG CCTCCTCCTCCGGCAGGAAAGAACGATGAGAAGGCTCAGGTTCTCACAGAGAAGATTGAAGATTTGGTTGATCAG ATTGAGGAGCTGGGATCTGAGGGCCGTGTGGAGGAGGCTCAGGGAATGATGAAGCTGGTCGAGCAGCTCAAGGAAGAGAGGGAGCAGCTCAACGCCAACCCTTCG ACTATTGAGAGCTTTGCGGCCCAGGAGAAACAGATGGAGGTGTGTGAGGTGTGCGGGGCCTTCCTGATTGTGGGTGACGCGCAGTCTCGGGTGGATGACCACTTGATGGGAAAGCAGCATATGGGCTATGCTAAGATCAAATCCACTGTGGAGGAGCTCAAG GAAAAGCTACGACGCCGCTCAGAGGACCCCCAAGGTGAAACCCCTGTTGTTAAGAAAGAAGACCGTGAGCGAGAAGAGCGGGAGAAGAAGCGCAAAGAGGAGGAGGAAAAGGAGAAGGAGCGGGAGAAAGAACGCGAGAAAGAGCGGGAACGTGAGAAGGAGCGTGAGCGAGACAAGGAGAGGGAAAAAGACAGAGACAAGGAGAGGGACAGAGACCGAGATAGAGACAGGGACCGAGACCGGCGGGCACGACGAAGCAATTCCAACAGCCGCCACTCCAGCCGAGCATCAGACAGGAAAAGGAGTCGGTCACGTGATCGCAGAAGATCCAGGAGCAGGGATAACCGTAGACGCAGCAG GAGCAGGGATAGAGAGAGGGATAGGGAAAGGAGACGCAGTCGTGATCGCTCCGACCGGAAGCGGCGTTCCCGAAGCCGCGAAAGGAGGAGGTCGCATAGCTCAGAGCGCAAAGCTCACCGCCACCGTAGCCGCAGCAGGGACAGGGATAGGGAGAGAGACAAGGAGAGAGACAAAGAGCGGTCGTCCAAGGACAAAG ACCGTAAAACATCAGAAGAGAAAAGCAGCAGTTCCAAGAAAGACAAGAACTCTGAGAGCGAAGGAGACGCTGTAAAGGCTTCAACAGAAGCGGAGCCCATGGAGACAGAGGCTGCTGCCTCGGCCTCTCCTCTCATTAACGGCCAGCAAGAGCTCCTCCATTCTGAAGGTGACACTCAGTCCAATTAA